Part of the Salvelinus sp. IW2-2015 linkage group LG7, ASM291031v2, whole genome shotgun sequence genome, tatatatgcttgtAAAttcaaagttattattatttttccattAAAAGTTCCCTCTGACATAGCCCTGAGGTTCATCTCCCATACCTAATACTGTCTTCTAACATAACCTCTagatcaggggtgggcaaactttgtGGCTTGAGGGCCGCAttgggattttgaaattcaacggagggacgcattttttgggggaccaattgtttgttaaatTCCATTTTTGGAGgcatcctgagtggtgcagcagtctaaggcactgcattgcagtgcttgaggcatcactacagacccaggttcgatcccaggctgtatcacagctggctgtgactgggagacccataaggcggagagggtttggcaggcagagatttccttgtcccatcgcgctctcgcgactcctgtggtgggctgggtgcatgtacgctgacacggttgccaggtgtacggtgtttcctccgacacattggtgcggctggcttccgggttaagagggtattgtgtcaagaaacagtggggCTTGGCTGggatgtgtttcggaggacgcacggctctcaaccttcgcctctctttagttcgtacgggagttgcagcgatgggacaagactgtaactaccaattggataccacaaatttGGGGAGAACTTTGCCCCCTCTGCTCAAGAATGACGTGCAAACCTATTCTGTcttccctttgaagaaccctttttggttccaggtagaacccccattttgggttccatgtaaaactctttccacaaggGATCTACCTGAAATcggaaagggttctcctatggggacagccgaagaacccttttggcacccttttttctaagggtgcataacatttgaaataaagaagattttcatgtatttatttatttgatagtTGAATTGCATTTCTTTTCCTCCAGCTAAATATACAACATCAGCAATGGATTTAACTGGTTAACATATATCTCAGGTGAGAATGATGAGTTTGGGATGGCTCATAGTGATGACCGGAATGGGACAACTGGAACGACACCAAACACCTGGTTTCCCATGTTTGGATGTGATTGACACTGTTTCACCCACTCCAGCCCAGCACGTTCCTGATTGAAGTGACAAGTGACATTACTGATACATAAACAATCATCTGCATATACATCTGCATAGCTATCTATTTTCATATCTTTAGAAAAGCTTTCAAAAAGTGCCAATGTGTCTACCTTTCCTTAACTAGCACTTAGTATTTGTCATTCAATAAATGAATGACAGCACTAAAAAGTTAAAgaatattaaacatttgcataattTCCCCATGAttggtattttttgttgttgaaatgtctGAGTTTCTTTGGTCAGAAGGACCTGTGGAAAAAGGTCATACAGTTGTACTGTAAAWAAGTGCCAAGTATTGACAGTACAACTAGCAGTATAGAGGGCACTAGTTTACAGTTTACACTTCTTATAGGCCATATTTTTTTATAGGCCATATTTTAGACCATATTTTGGGGATTTTCAGATTASAAATGTGACCTTTCTTAGGACTGTATTCTTGAATTCTTGAATTACAAACCAATAATATTATCCTGGGAGTGGTGGGTAAGGATATGACCTCTATGGACCTCAGTGGGGATAAGGGCACTTGCAGTCTAAGAATAGGATCCTAAAGTCCAAGTTTGGTCTCTCAATCATAACGTACACTTCCTGCGGACATTGACATTTTACTGAGGACCCCACCTAGGGTATCCCTAAAAGGTTGTTTGAGTGTATGTCTCTAGATCAACATTGATGGTTTTAAACAATTGCCCCTCAGACATAAAGGTGTCAGCATCTAGAACTGCAAAACCCCTCTGAATGGTTTACAAAGCTGCTTCAGTTCATTTAGGTCCAATCAACTTTAAACCTCAGATCCCTGTAGCCAGGTATATATTCATGTCATTCATGTCCATGGGCAGTGACAAAATAGTTTTCCAGCATATTCCTGCAGTGTGTTTGTCTAAAGTTGAGAGTTTAGTGTGTAATATACATTGGACCCAGACTTTCATCTCAGACCCTGCTCACAGCACACAACTGGTGAGATGAAGGACTGAGGGTGAACCCCAGGGATGGTGTGAGGTCCAGATCCTCCTCTGTTATcccgggaggaggagagaaacaaaaGCGCTGCAGGAGGGAGGTGAAGAAAAGGAAGAGCTCCATCCTGGCCAGACCCTCCCCCAGACACACCCTACGACCtggaagaggaagatgaggaagacaGCATGAGGACAATAGAAAAGGAAGCCCTCCCTCCCCCAGACACACCCTACGACCtggaagaggaagatgaggaagacaGCATGAGGACAATAGAAAAGGAGAGCTCCATCCTGGCCAGACTCTCTCCTAGACACACCCTACGACCtggaagaggaagatgaggaagacaGCATGAGGACAATAGATGTGTAAATAAAGGTTCCTATAATTGACAAATATCAatattcccactgggcacagacgtcaattcaatgtctattccacattgcTTCAACGTCATTTCCATCCCCTCAACTCTCTTTGAGCTAAAGCAATGAGGATAACAGATTTAGTTAATTGAGCACCATAGAATGATATCAGATTTAGTTAATTGAGCACCATAGAATGATAACAGATTTAGTTCATTGCTGAATGATAGTGTTAACAAGGAAACAAACAATGGGACTCACCTGCAGAGAAGGGCATGAAGGCATCATTCTTGACGAATCGACCTTCCTCATCCAGAAAGTGGGCGGGGTTAAAGGTGTGAGGGCTCTTCCATTCGCTCTCATCCTGCAGGACAGACGTCAGCAGAGGTAACACAGCAGTCCCCTTTTTGATGAAGTATCCCTGGAAGGTGATGTCTTGGCTGGTGGTGTGAGGGATGGACATGGGTACAATGTTGGCCAGTCTTTGGGTCTCATGGATCACTGCATCCGTGTAGGGCAGGTTCTTCCTGTCCTCAACCAAGGCCTGACGACTTCCTATGACTCTACTTATCTCCTCTTGGACCCGGTCTGGAAAAAAAGGAAGAGGAAGGGATAAAGTTACTGTAAAATCTGAATGATCTTCAGCCTGTATCTAATTAACTTGGATTCAATTCAAAGACCTGTGGTTCAGGTGGGAAATTTGCCAATGTTTACAGCGAGTAAAACCGTAATTGTYTTACATAACCGCAATCATACACTGTCTGTACAAAGGTCCTTcaaatcagaatcacctttatttgccaagtacATATTCAGATACTCAGAATTTTAATATGATGCTGCTAGTGACAGACAACATTTAGAGACAGAATACAGATAGAGGAGTTTGCACACATTATATAAGTGAGCTATAAGAGATTGAGttgtggatatacagtgcattcggaaagtattcagaccccttaactttttccacattttgttacattacagtcttattctaaaatggattaagtaaaaACATTTCCTGAatgtcctcaatctacacacaataccccataatgacaaagtgaaaacaggtttatagatttttttgtaaatgtattaaaaataaaaaacagaaatactttatttacataagtaatcagaccctttactatgacactcgcaattgagctcaggtgcatcctgttttcatccttgaaatgtttttacaacttgattggagtccacctgtggcaaattcaattaattggacatgatttggaaaggcacacacctgtgtaaataaagttccacagttgacagtgcatgtcagagcaaatatcaagccatgaggtcgaaggaattgtacatagagacaggattgtgttgaggcacagatctggggaagggtaccaaaaaatggctgcagcattgaaggtccccaagaacacagtggcctccatcattcttaaatggaagaagtttggaaccaccaagattattCCCAGAGcaggccgcctggccaaactgagcaatcgggggagcagggccttgttcagggaggtgaccaagaactgatggtcactctgacagagctccagagtacctctgtggagatgggagaacgttccagaaggacaaccatctctgcaacactccaccaattcggcctttatggtagagtggccagacggaagccactcctcagtaaaaggcacatgacagcctgcttggagtttgccaaaaagcacctaaaggactctcagaccatgagaaacaagattctctggtctgatgaaaccaataactctttggcctgaatgtgaagtgtcacgtctggaggaaaacaggcacctctcatcacctggccaataccatccctacagtgaagcatggtggtggcagcaccatgacGTGGGGATGTTTTTGAGCGGCAGGGAaattagtcaggatcaaggaaaagattaatggagcaaagtacagagagatccttgatgaaaacctgctccagagtgctcaggacctcagactgggggcgaaggttcaccttccaacagtacaacgggccctaagcagacagccaagacaatgcagatgtggcttcgtgacaagtctctgaaactccttgattggcccagcaagagcccgcaTTTGAgcccgatagaacatctctggagaaacctgaaaatagctgtggagcgacgctccccatccaacctgacagagcttgagaggatctgcagagaagaatgggagaaactccccaaatacaggtgtgccaaacttgtagcgtcatacccaagaagactcaaggctgtatccgctgccaaaggtgcttcaacaaagtacagagcaTTGTCtgtattatttcagttttttgcaaaaatttctaaaaacctgtttttgctttgtgattatggggtattgtgtgtagattgatgagaaataaaaacaattgaatacattttataaaaaggctgtaacgtaacaaaatgtggaaaaagtgaagtggtctaaatactttccaaatgcactgtatgagaaGTGTTTGTCAGGTGAGTGTATGAGTATCAACCCTTACCCTGTATATCGGGGTACTTGGCCATGAGCATCAGACCCCAGCGCATGGTTGTCCCGGTGGTGTCGGTACCAGCAGCAAACAGGTTGGCCACAGTCTGTATGAGATTCTCAATGTGGTAATGAGAGTTCATGTTGCCTGATTCCTTTtaatacataaacaaacatgttTCAGTAAACAAGAGCAGTTATTTCTAAATCATCTCCCCCTGGAGCCCCTAGTTATTCACTCCAAGAAATGACATGCTTATAACTGTAATAACTCTTTATACCTCCAGGGTCTGCTTTCGGACAAGGAACGAGTCCACGAAGCCTCTACACATCTGCGGGTTGAGAGTCTCCTTCAGCCCCCTCACCAGCTCCTTCATCTCCTCCTTGTTGTCAGCAATATTTTTCATGATAAGTGTCTTGTTCTTCAGCAATGGGCCCAACCATGGGAACATGTTGTACAACTTTGAATAAAAAGCAAAGCAAAAATTACCTTCTATTTTGTCTGTATATATTATACTTGGACTAATTTAATCTAGTGTGACCAGTCTGTCATTGTTCTCAAAGTAAACATGATAAGCACGGTATCGTACCTGTATTGAAATAGATCCTCCGAGTCGGATGGACTCATTGGCCTGATCCACCGAGCGTCGGAACCGTGGATCAGAGTAATCAAACCTGCTGCCGTACACAATGCTGCAGATGATGTTGGAGACAGCGTAATTCATTGCCTGAGTTGTGTCAAATGCTTTACCTKTGACAAAGAGCAAAAAAACAGAACCGAAATTCGAAAAACTGAGAAAAGATTAAGACTTATTTTGATTGATGTTATTGATATAAGAACTTTACCATTGTGTTCTTCAAACACTTCAATCAAGTAGCGAACTTCCTCAATGATCTTCTCCTCGCTCGCTTTCTTGCCCATGCCAAAGTCCCTAAGGTTTGTCAGGGCAAAGCGTCTCATCTCTTTCCATGAATCTCCATTGGCAAATACAATACCTATTAAAAAGTACAGTAGAACAATGCTGTTCTGATGCAGTAGTTGAGTGACATTCTTAAAGGAATACAAATCAATTTTAAGAAGCACAGATTAATGGAAGTAGGAGGTTTCaaacaaaatgtgttttgttcTTCATATTTTTATGAAGTCAGGAGAGAATAAACTATTTGGAAGATATTTGGAGTTGTTAGAGTTGGTTGAACACAGAAGAGCAtcatgtacactaccagtcaaaagtttggacacacctactcattcaagggtttttctttatttgtactattttctacattgtagaataatagtgaagacttcaaaactgtgaaataatacatatggaatcatgtaggatccaaaaaagcattaaacaaatcaaaatacattttatatttgagattcttcaaagtagccaccctttgccttgctgacagctttgcacactcttggccttctctcaaccagcttcatgaggtagtcacctggaatgcaattcaattaacaagtgtgccttgttaaaagtaaatttgtggaatttctttccttcttaatgagtttgagccaatcagttgtgttgtgacaaggtatgggtggtatacagaagatagccctatttggtaaaagaccaagtccatattatggcaagaacagctcaaataagcaaggaaaAACGACAgaccattattactttaagacatggtcagtcaatacgaaaaatgtattcaagtgcagtcgcaaaaaccatcaagtgctatgatgaaactggctctcataaagactgccacaggaaaggaagacctagagttacctctgctgcagaggtaccagcctcagaaattgcagaccaaataaatgcttcacagagtttatgtaacagacacatctctacatcaactattcagaggagactgcctaaatcagcccttcatggtcgaattgctgcaaagaaacaactgctaaaggacaccaataataataagaaacttgcttgggccaagaaacatgagcaatggacattagaccagtagaaatcgtttctttggtctgatgagtccaaatttgagatgcttggttccaacctccgtgtctttgtgagacgcagagtaggtgaatggatgattttccgcatgtgtggttcccacgtgaagcatggaggaggaggtgtgatggtgtgggggtgctttgctggtgacactgtcagtgatttatttacaattcaaggcacacttaaccagcatggctaccacagcattctgcagcRATACGCCATSMCATCTGGTTTAAGCTTAGTGGGATKatcatttgtttttcaacaggacaatgacaaaacacacttccaggctgtgtaagggctatttgaccaagaaggagagtgatggagtgccgtatcagatggcctccacaatcacccgacctcaactcaattgagatggtttgggatgagttggaccgaagagtgaaggaaaagcagccaacaagtgctcagcatatgtgggaactccttcaagactgttggaaaagcattccaggtgaagctggttgagagaatgcaaagagtatgcaaagctgtcatcaaggaaaagggtggctactttgaagaatctcttatatataatatatatattttttttttaacacttttttggttactacatgattccatgtgtgttatttcatagttttgatgtcttcactattattctaccatgtagaacatagtaaaaaaattaagaaaaaacgttgaatgactggtactgtatattgttgttGGTTTTCACAGTATGGCACCAAGCATGCCTGCTTAACTGTCCATTGTCAAGGTTTGCAAAGTAGTAGGCCTGAGAATCAGTTAAGTTATCTGACATTACCGTGTCCTTTGTTTAATTCACCAAACAAATGATTGATGCCCCTGTCCCCAAACTCCTCTGCATGGTTGACCAGTGCTTGCTTGACTGTCTTGTATCCTGCGAGAACGACCACTTTTTGGGGTCCAATGTGAACTGTGAACACCGAGCCATATTTCTTGGACAGCTGTAGAACATAAAATAAGCCAAAAGACCAGGTTTAGACAGATAAGATCCTTTCCATTCAAATTAAAATGCCTCGTAAAATGTGAGCCTATGAACCTCTGAGGTCAGTGTTTGACAAACAAGTTTATTGCGTTACCTTCCAGAAATGAATGACTGATCATGTAAATACCCAGCTAGcgcataatgttctgagaaccatagagcttggtgagagcgtggttatCATATGGTTATTTTTAAAA contains:
- the LOC111966850 gene encoding cytochrome P450 2K1, coding for MSLMEGLLLQAPSTVTLLGAVLFLLVLYLLSSGSSSEEHGKKPPGPRPLPLLGNLLQLDLNRPYQTLFELSKKYGSVFTVHIGPQKVVVLAGYKTVKQALVNHAEEFGDRGINHLFGELNKGHGIVFANGDSWKEMRRFALTNLRDFGMGKKASEEKIIEEVRYLIEVFEEHNGKAFDTTQAMNYAVSNIICSIVYGSRFDYSDPRFRRSVDQANESIRLGGSISIQLYNMFPWLGPLLKNKTLIMKNIADNKEEMKELVRGLKETLNPQMCRGFVDSFLVRKQTLEESGNMNSHYHIENLIQTVANLFAAGTDTTGTTMRWGLMLMAKYPDIQDRVQEEISRVIGSRQALVEDRKNLPYTDAVIHETQRLANIVPMSIPHTTSQDITFQGYFIKKGTAVLPLLTSVLQDESEWKSPHTFNPAHFLDEEGRFVKNDAFMPFSAGRRVCLGEGLARMELFLFFTSLLQRFCFSPPPGITEEDLDLTPSLGFTLSPSSHQLCAVSRV